A genomic segment from Streptomyces sp. NBC_00654 encodes:
- the rimP gene encoding ribosome maturation factor RimP — MSTTQSERLRGLLEPLAAAKQLDLEEIELSRAGRRRVLRIIVDSEEGVELDTCAELSREISEKLDETDVMGEDEYVLEVSSPGADRPLTEHRHYVRATGRLARFRLTAGPDQDELVARILAVDEEGLDLEVPGVKGRKPTSRRVAFADIAKARVEIEFNRKDKKEEEA, encoded by the coding sequence ATGAGCACCACCCAGAGCGAGAGGCTGCGCGGACTGCTGGAACCGCTCGCCGCCGCGAAGCAGCTGGATCTCGAGGAGATCGAGCTTTCCCGGGCAGGCCGGCGTCGTGTGCTGCGGATCATCGTGGATTCCGAAGAGGGCGTGGAGCTCGACACCTGTGCCGAGCTGAGCCGCGAGATCTCCGAGAAGCTCGATGAGACCGACGTGATGGGCGAGGACGAGTACGTCCTGGAAGTGAGCTCGCCGGGCGCCGACCGCCCGCTGACCGAGCACCGCCACTACGTACGCGCCACCGGCAGGCTCGCCAGGTTCCGGCTGACCGCGGGCCCGGACCAGGACGAGCTGGTCGCGCGCATCCTGGCCGTCGACGAGGAGGGGCTCGACCTCGAAGTGCCGGGCGTCAAGGGCCGGAAGCCCACGTCCCGCCGGGTCGCCTTCGCCGACATCGCCAAGGCGCGCGTGGAGATCGAATTCAACCGCAAGGACAAGAAGGAAGAGGAGGCGTAG
- the nusA gene encoding transcription termination factor NusA, translating into MDIDVKLLKGLAQSKEIPFEVLVGAIESALLIAYHHTPHSHRRARVKLDESGHVTVWAKEDPADLEEGQEPKEFDDTPSDFGRIAASTAKQVIMQRLRDAEDDKTFGEYAGHEGDVVTGVVQQGKDPKNVLVDIGKLEAILPVQEQVPGEEYTHGLRLRTYVVRVAKGVRGPSVTLSRTHPNLVKKLFALEVPEIADGSVEICAIAREAGHRTKIAVRSTRSGLNPKGACIGPMGGRVRNVMAELHGEKIDIVDWSDDPAEMVANALSPARVSEVEVVDLGARSARVTVPDYQLSLAIGKEGQNARLAARLTGWRIDIRPDTETDAERDIADRERAERARERSERR; encoded by the coding sequence GTGGACATCGATGTGAAGCTTCTGAAGGGCTTGGCGCAGAGCAAGGAGATCCCCTTCGAGGTGCTCGTCGGAGCGATCGAATCGGCCCTCCTCATCGCGTACCACCACACCCCGCACAGCCACCGCCGCGCACGGGTGAAGCTGGACGAGTCCGGCCATGTCACGGTATGGGCGAAGGAGGACCCGGCCGATCTCGAAGAGGGCCAGGAGCCCAAGGAGTTCGACGACACCCCGTCCGACTTCGGCCGCATCGCCGCGTCCACCGCCAAGCAGGTCATCATGCAGCGGCTGCGTGACGCGGAGGACGACAAGACCTTCGGCGAGTACGCGGGCCACGAGGGCGATGTCGTCACCGGCGTCGTCCAGCAGGGCAAGGACCCGAAGAACGTCCTGGTCGACATCGGCAAGCTGGAGGCGATCCTGCCGGTCCAGGAGCAGGTGCCCGGCGAGGAGTACACCCACGGCCTGCGCCTGCGCACCTACGTCGTGCGCGTCGCCAAGGGTGTGCGCGGTCCGTCCGTGACGCTCTCGCGCACCCACCCCAACCTCGTGAAGAAGCTCTTCGCGCTGGAGGTCCCGGAGATCGCCGACGGTTCCGTCGAGATCTGCGCGATCGCCCGCGAGGCCGGTCACCGCACCAAGATCGCGGTCCGTTCGACCCGTTCCGGCCTCAACCCCAAGGGCGCCTGCATCGGCCCGATGGGCGGCCGTGTGCGCAATGTCATGGCCGAGCTGCACGGCGAGAAGATCGACATCGTGGACTGGTCGGACGACCCGGCCGAGATGGTCGCCAACGCCCTGTCGCCCGCCCGGGTGAGCGAGGTGGAGGTCGTGGACCTCGGCGCCCGGTCCGCACGGGTCACCGTCCCGGACTACCAGCTGTCGCTGGCGATCGGCAAGGAGGGGCAGAACGCCCGCCTCGCCGCCCGTCTCACCGGCTGGCGCATCGACATCCGGCCGGACACCGAGACCGACGCCGAGCGCGACATCGCGGACCGCGAGCGGGCCGAGCGGGCCCGGGAGCGCTCGGAAAGGCGTTGA
- a CDS encoding YlxR family protein: MSGRTQARACPERTCVGCRERAAKSELLRIVVDEGACAPDPRGTLPGRGAYLHPASVCLDLAVRRRAFPRAFKAEGPFDSAALRRFVERVTPQEK; the protein is encoded by the coding sequence GTGTCTGGCCGGACGCAAGCCCGCGCTTGCCCCGAGCGAACCTGTGTGGGATGCCGGGAGCGAGCGGCCAAGAGCGAGCTGCTGCGCATTGTGGTGGACGAGGGCGCCTGCGCCCCTGATCCACGCGGTACGCTGCCCGGCCGGGGTGCTTATCTGCACCCCGCATCTGTCTGTCTCGACCTGGCGGTTCGCCGCCGGGCATTCCCCCGGGCCTTCAAGGCCGAGGGGCCGTTCGACTCCGCCGCACTGCGGCGGTTCGTCGAGCGGGTGACACCGCAAGAAAAGTGA